A single genomic interval of Burkholderia cepacia ATCC 25416 harbors:
- a CDS encoding cytochrome b produces the protein MKTSATFGLPARVLHWVMAAMIIAMLFIGVGMVASVSGRHEVLVAIHKPLGVAVLVLVCVRIVVRVLSKPPALPEDLPWWQKVAARGSHLVLYALMVAMPLIGWAMLSAGGYPVTLGGGVQLPALVSADPVTFAWLRVAHRVLAYLFFLTFLAHFAAALYHGLIRRDGVVRAMVGR, from the coding sequence ATGAAGACTTCTGCGACGTTTGGTTTGCCCGCGAGGGTGCTGCACTGGGTGATGGCCGCGATGATCATCGCGATGCTGTTCATCGGGGTGGGGATGGTGGCGTCCGTTTCCGGGCGGCATGAGGTTCTGGTGGCGATTCACAAGCCGCTGGGTGTGGCCGTGCTGGTGCTGGTGTGCGTGCGGATCGTGGTGCGGGTGTTGTCGAAGCCGCCGGCGTTGCCCGAGGATCTGCCGTGGTGGCAGAAGGTGGCCGCGCGCGGATCGCATCTCGTGCTGTATGCGCTGATGGTCGCGATGCCGCTGATCGGGTGGGCGATGCTGTCGGCGGGCGGGTATCCGGTGACGTTGGGCGGCGGCGTGCAGCTGCCGGCGCTGGTGTCGGCTGATCCGGTGACGTTCGCCTGGCTGAGGGTCGCGCATCGTGTGCTGGCCTATCTGTTCTTCTTGACGTTCCTCGCGCACTTTGCGGCGGCGCTGTATCACGGACTGATTCGGCGGGACGGTGTGGTGAGGGCGATGGTGGGGCGGTAA
- a CDS encoding catalase family peroxidase: MERSSSSSSSSSSPQREPGRGWWRWAAIGGAVAGVAVAFGYVGGWLAPARLTPHRIVDALQTAGGGIHPGFRRNHAKGVCVTGYFEGNGAASAYSVAPFFKAVRTPVVGRFALPGGNPYAPDSSVPIRSLALKLTAPDGEQWRTGMNAMPVFPVATPQAFYAQLMATRPDPKTGKPDPAKVKAFFGVHPEAGAFLQWVKGAKPSASYVTESYYGLNAFYFVDAAGKRQAVRWRVVPEQTAGAGDVATAADPNVLQQDVTQRIAAGAQKWKLLVTLAEPGDPVDDATKVWPAQRTTIDAGTLVLDRVEAQDSGPCRDVNYDPTVLPQGIQVSGDPLLAARSAAYADSYLRRTSEEAGVAGVARLSSEGR; the protein is encoded by the coding sequence ATGGAGCGATCTTCTTCCTCTTCCTCTTCCTCTTCTTCGCCGCAGCGCGAGCCCGGGCGCGGGTGGTGGCGCTGGGCCGCGATCGGCGGTGCGGTGGCCGGCGTGGCCGTGGCGTTCGGGTATGTCGGCGGATGGCTCGCGCCGGCGCGTCTGACCCCGCACCGGATCGTCGACGCATTGCAGACGGCCGGCGGCGGCATTCACCCGGGCTTCCGGCGCAATCACGCGAAGGGCGTGTGCGTGACCGGTTACTTCGAAGGCAACGGCGCCGCGAGCGCGTATTCGGTTGCGCCGTTCTTCAAGGCGGTGCGCACGCCGGTGGTCGGGCGCTTCGCGTTGCCGGGCGGGAACCCGTACGCGCCCGACAGCAGCGTGCCGATCCGCAGCCTCGCGCTGAAGCTCACCGCGCCCGATGGCGAGCAATGGCGAACCGGGATGAACGCGATGCCCGTGTTTCCGGTGGCGACGCCGCAGGCGTTCTACGCGCAATTGATGGCGACCCGGCCCGATCCGAAGACGGGCAAGCCCGACCCGGCGAAGGTAAAGGCGTTTTTCGGCGTGCACCCGGAGGCGGGCGCGTTCCTGCAATGGGTGAAGGGTGCGAAGCCGAGCGCGAGCTACGTCACCGAAAGCTATTACGGATTGAACGCGTTTTACTTCGTCGACGCGGCCGGCAAGCGCCAGGCGGTGCGGTGGCGCGTCGTGCCGGAGCAGACGGCCGGCGCCGGCGACGTCGCGACGGCGGCGGACCCGAACGTGTTGCAGCAGGACGTGACGCAGCGCATCGCGGCGGGTGCGCAGAAATGGAAGCTGCTGGTCACGTTGGCGGAGCCCGGCGATCCGGTGGACGACGCCACGAAGGTCTGGCCCGCGCAGCGCACGACGATCGACGCGGGCACGCTCGTGCTCGACCGCGTGGAGGCGCAGGACAGCGGGCCGTGCCGGGATGTGAATTACGACCCGACGGTGCTGCCGCAGGGGATTCAGGTGTCGGGGGATCCGTTGCTGGCCGCGCGCTCGGCTGCTTATGCGGATTCGTATCTGCGCAGGACGAGTGAAGAGGCCGGTGTGGCGGGCGTGGCCAGGTTGAGTTCGGAGGGACGGTGA
- a CDS encoding sigma-70 family RNA polymerase sigma factor: MPSTALDDDVLRELIPRLRRFALWLARDVHAADDLVQSTLERALSRWTSRRDDASLRSWLFTILYRQFLDGKRSAKRYAWLLGRIRDDDEAHWPSAEREFAARATLEAFGRLSDEQRSLLLLVAVEGFTYQEVADLLEVPIGTVMSRLSRARQALRQLSDGELPAPSLRLMKK, from the coding sequence ATGCCCTCTACCGCCCTCGACGACGACGTACTGCGCGAACTCATCCCCAGGCTGCGACGCTTCGCGCTCTGGCTCGCGCGCGACGTCCACGCCGCCGACGATCTCGTCCAGTCGACGCTCGAGCGCGCACTGTCGCGCTGGACGAGCCGTCGCGACGACGCGTCGCTGCGCAGCTGGCTCTTCACGATCCTGTACCGGCAGTTTCTCGACGGCAAACGCAGCGCGAAGCGCTACGCGTGGCTGCTCGGGCGCATCCGCGACGACGACGAAGCGCACTGGCCGTCCGCCGAACGCGAATTCGCGGCGCGCGCGACGCTCGAAGCGTTCGGCCGGCTCTCCGACGAACAGCGCAGCCTGCTGCTGCTCGTCGCGGTCGAGGGCTTCACCTATCAGGAGGTCGCCGACCTGCTCGAGGTGCCGATCGGCACCGTGATGTCGCGGCTCTCCCGCGCGCGCCAGGCGCTGCGCCAGCTCAGCGACGGCGAGCTTCCTGCTCCTTCTTTGCGACTGATGAAGAAATGA
- a CDS encoding anti-sigma factor family protein, protein MNTPPNEHDLQSYVDGQLDDDARAAVERYLALHPARAEQVKQWQQDAQRLRAALESVRMPADNLALDPAAIRGRQAERTRMRFAIAASFVFCVGLGTFGGWQARGWNAAPPIAPMSDAVEAYRMMVVDQTAKVDYRPTGAGDLQGWLTRRVGASARLPDLSAAGFRPVGGRLFTTDSGATAAMVLYEDEAGRTLSFYLRPAESKHRLLPAGQRVDGALLARYGSVNGLNYAVVGPAGSLAEKAVVQALDRQT, encoded by the coding sequence ATGAACACGCCTCCGAACGAACACGACCTCCAGTCCTACGTCGACGGCCAGCTCGACGACGATGCGCGCGCTGCGGTCGAACGCTATCTCGCGCTGCATCCGGCGCGCGCGGAACAGGTGAAGCAATGGCAGCAGGATGCGCAGCGGTTGCGGGCCGCGCTGGAAAGCGTGCGGATGCCGGCGGATAACCTTGCGCTGGATCCTGCCGCCATTCGCGGCAGGCAGGCGGAGCGCACACGGATGCGGTTCGCGATCGCGGCTTCGTTCGTGTTCTGCGTCGGGCTGGGGACATTCGGCGGATGGCAGGCGCGTGGATGGAACGCGGCGCCGCCCATCGCTCCGATGAGCGATGCAGTCGAGGCTTACCGGATGATGGTGGTCGATCAGACGGCCAAGGTGGATTACCGGCCGACCGGTGCGGGCGATTTGCAGGGGTGGCTCACCCGGCGCGTCGGGGCATCGGCGCGGCTGCCGGATTTGAGCGCGGCGGGGTTCAGGCCGGTCGGTGGGCGGTTGTTCACGACGGACAGCGGGGCCACAGCTGCGATGGTGCTCTATGAAGACGAGGCCGGGCGGACGCTCAGCTTCTATCTCCGGCCGGCAGAATCGAAACATCGCCTGCTGCCGGCCGGGCAACGTGTGGATGGCGCGTTGCTCGCACGGTACGGGTCGGTGAACGGGCTCAACTATGCGGTGGTCGGGCCGGCCGGGAGCCTCGCGGAGAAAGCGGTCGTGCAGGCGCTCGATCGGCAGACTTGA